Proteins from one Planctomyces sp. SH-PL62 genomic window:
- a CDS encoding SDR family oxidoreductase, with amino-acid sequence MKLQGRIAVVTGAGSGIGRAIALRLAGEGARVVVAEIDEATGEATAALIRDEGGEAHAIPTDVSRSESVADLFARLDELDMPPDVLVNNAGNASPPVPVHEMTDVMWDAKLRVHLDGTFYNTREALRRMLPRGRGVIVNITSVAALRGLPGGAAYTAAKGGIASFTKAVALEVAAAGVRVVAVAPGWIDTPILDNIPEASRAEIVGKIPLGRLGTPEEVAAVVAFLASDDAGYLTGQVISPNGGLYL; translated from the coding sequence ATGAAGTTGCAGGGCAGGATCGCGGTGGTGACCGGGGCGGGGTCGGGGATCGGTCGGGCGATCGCCCTGCGGCTGGCGGGCGAGGGCGCGCGGGTGGTGGTGGCGGAGATCGACGAGGCGACGGGCGAGGCGACCGCCGCGCTGATCCGCGACGAGGGGGGCGAGGCGCATGCGATCCCGACGGACGTCTCGCGGTCGGAGTCGGTCGCGGACCTGTTCGCCCGGCTCGACGAGCTGGACATGCCGCCCGACGTGCTGGTCAACAACGCCGGCAACGCGAGCCCCCCGGTCCCCGTCCACGAGATGACGGACGTGATGTGGGACGCCAAGCTTCGGGTGCACCTGGACGGCACGTTCTACAACACCCGCGAGGCGCTGCGGCGGATGCTCCCCAGGGGCCGCGGGGTGATCGTCAACATCACCTCCGTGGCGGCCCTCCGCGGGCTCCCCGGCGGGGCGGCCTACACGGCCGCGAAGGGGGGGATCGCCTCGTTCACCAAGGCCGTCGCGCTGGAGGTCGCCGCCGCCGGGGTGCGGGTCGTCGCCGTCGCCCCCGGCTGGATCGACACCCCCATCCTGGACAACATCCCCGAAGCGTCGAGGGCCGAGATCGTCGGCAAGATCCCCCTGGGCCGGCTCGGCACGCCCGAGGAGGTCGCCGCCGTCGTCGCCTTCCTCGCGAGCGACGACGCCGGCTACCTCACCGGCCAGGTCATCAGCCCGAACGGCGGCCTCTACCTTTGA
- a CDS encoding endonuclease domain-containing protein, translated as MTIRFGDEIGRLSLPGVGRARAAFVARGGVGAVLAELEERAADGGFRTVAVRYDRLPRLTSLIDDVLGRLADLALATWPEWCGEGASAPWRKAAGRLCGLGRRPLPRGFTATAAARELALAIDAAPLLFALATDDEAPPPGALLGLARAAEWLAQAPARVLVVVPEGLAASDELDPVAFDATHLGIDAPDDLDVSPAPAATVRASPLIGFPNPSSGGEMRLAERLGRDPELAGLFRFNVHVETTRGTRPIVDLAWEAGKVVVEVDGYYFHSDIRAFSNDRRRDYELTISGFLVLRLPEAEVVEDVALAVEKIRDVVALRRSATHADEGGR; from the coding sequence ATGACGATCCGGTTCGGGGACGAGATCGGGAGGCTGAGCTTGCCGGGGGTCGGCAGGGCGCGGGCGGCGTTCGTCGCGAGGGGAGGGGTCGGGGCGGTGCTGGCGGAACTGGAGGAGCGAGCGGCCGACGGCGGGTTTCGGACGGTCGCGGTCCGGTATGATCGGCTCCCGCGGCTGACCTCGCTGATCGACGACGTGCTGGGGCGGCTGGCCGACCTGGCGCTGGCGACGTGGCCCGAATGGTGCGGCGAGGGCGCGTCGGCCCCCTGGCGGAAGGCGGCGGGGCGGCTCTGCGGGCTCGGGCGTCGGCCCCTGCCCCGGGGGTTCACCGCGACGGCCGCGGCGCGGGAGCTGGCCCTGGCGATCGACGCGGCCCCCCTGCTCTTCGCCCTGGCGACCGACGACGAGGCCCCGCCCCCCGGCGCGCTGCTGGGGCTGGCGAGGGCCGCCGAGTGGCTCGCCCAGGCCCCTGCCCGGGTCCTGGTCGTCGTCCCCGAGGGGCTCGCGGCCTCCGACGAGCTGGACCCCGTCGCCTTCGACGCGACGCATCTCGGGATCGACGCGCCAGATGATCTGGATGTGTCTCCGGCCCCCGCTGCGACGGTCCGCGCGTCGCCGCTTATCGGCTTCCCCAACCCGTCGAGCGGGGGCGAGATGCGGCTCGCCGAGCGGCTGGGACGGGATCCCGAGCTGGCCGGGCTGTTCCGGTTCAACGTCCACGTGGAGACGACGCGCGGGACGAGGCCGATCGTCGACCTGGCGTGGGAGGCGGGCAAGGTGGTCGTCGAGGTCGACGGCTACTACTTCCACAGCGACATCCGGGCGTTCTCCAACGACCGCCGCCGCGACTATGAGCTGACCATCAGCGGGTTCCTGGTGCTCCGCCTGCCCGAGGCCGAGGTCGTCGAGGACGTCGCCCTCGCCGTCGAGAAGATCCGCGACGTGGTCGCGCTCCGACGGTCGGCGACGCATGCTGATGAAGGGGGACGATGA